One Setaria italica strain Yugu1 chromosome I, Setaria_italica_v2.0, whole genome shotgun sequence DNA window includes the following coding sequences:
- the LOC101767231 gene encoding uncharacterized protein LOC101767231 isoform X2 — MAASPERNGYLGKESVEVLEPQPLEVIVPEVKAKKRNPAPGVRVVGRRIYDPENGKTCHQCRQKTTDFAAACKQVKKKGPCPIKYCRKCLLNRYGENAEEVAEKEDWICPKCRGICNCSFCRKKKGEMPTGIMAHIAKASGCTSVHDLLEKGSDVVAAAQAILKVNGSDKGTKRSRDSDAADEVAAERDESAGIDLNTFPGDEGDENIGVDLNARPSVCVKKGRKLQHSVKKNSADERSHDGDSGEPLLRDKSPVLNNNIALPRGTPVTNIAGAQLDDEDIGAAIQFLEFCRTFAEIFQIRKGQSERILQDVVGGRELRLVSSVVAEFHMNLLSVIQEGKGKKPLAYTRDGDAWVIDVGKYISESAFISKELPLDCLNQGVSGYKNLSPSCKLRVLNFLCDETLSTDKLRNWIDMQNDVAAEPMNAAREKARAAKEKEKELKERLKGNMDKTMLSSNEAAALSSEENKDLISQIKEAQEVKRTAINYMAAMEKQGSLWTKPLMVEKGLGYWKLDGYCNSTTILLQEYGDHELMANKDKWFMFTEDEEKVIEEHIARSRHQMRKRIRV; from the exons ATGGCCGCATCACCGGAGAGGAACGGCTACCTCGGCAAGGAGAGCGTCGAGGTGCTGGAACCGCAGCCGCTGGAGGTGATAGTGCCGGAGGTTAAGGCCAAGAAGCGCAACCCGGCGCCCGGAGTCCGGGTTGTTGGTCGCCGGATCTACGATCCCGAGAACGGCAAGACCTGCCACCAG TGCCGCCAGAAGACAACGGACTTCGCGGCGGCGTGCAAGCAGGTTAAGAAGAAGGGCCCGTGCCCAATTAAGTACTGCCGCAAGTGCCTCCTCAACAG GTACGGCGAGAATGCCGAAGAGGTGGCAGAGAAGGAGGACTGGATCTGCCCCAAGTGCAGGGGCATCTGTAACTGCAGCTTCTGCAG AAAGAAGAAGGGCGAGATGCCAACAGGGATAATGGCCCACATCGCCAAGGCTTCGGGATGTACTTCTGTCCATGATCTCCTTGAAAAGGGGTCAGACGTGGTGGCTGCTGCGCAAGCGATACTCAAGGTGAATGGTAGTGACAAG GGCACAAAGAGGTCCCGAGATTCAGATGCTGCTGATGAGGTGGCTGCTGAACGGGATGAAAGTGCTGGCATTGATCTCAATACATTTCCAGGAGATGAAGGGGATGAAAATATAGGCGTTGATCTCAATGCACGTCCTTCTGTCTGTGTCAAGAAAGGGCGGAAGCTCCAGCACAGTGTAAAGAAGAATTCTGCTGATGAAAGGTCCCATGATGGAGACAGTGGTGAACCATTGCTGAGGGATAAGAGCCCAGTTCTCAATAATAACATTGCACTACCCAGGGGTACTCCGGTCACTAACATTGCAGGTGCACAGCTTGATGATGAGGATATTGGGGCTGCAATTCAGTTTCTAGAATTCTGCCGCACATTCGCTGAG ATTTTTCAAATAAGGAAAGGACAATCAGAAAGAATTCTTCAAGATGTAGTTGGAGGTCGTGAACTTCGGTTGGTATCCTCAGTTGTTGCTGAGTTTCACATGAATTTGTTATCTGTCATTCAAGaaggaaaggggaagaa GCCTCTGGCTTATACAAGAGATGGAGATGCATGGGTAATTGATGTTGGCAAATATATCAGTGAATCGGCATTTATATCAAAAGAATTGCCTCTCGACTGTTTAAATCAGGGAGTATCAGGATATAAAAATTTGAGCCCTTCTTGTAAGCTGCGTGTTCTGAATTTTCTGTGTGATGAGACCCTCTCCACAGA CAAGTTGAGGAACTGGATTGACATGCAAAATGATGTAGCTGCTGAACCAATGAATGCTGCCAGAGAAAAAGCCCGCGCCGCAAAAGAAAAG GAAAAAGAGCTAAAGGAAAGGCTAAAGGGCAACATGGATAAAACAATGCTTTCATCCAATGAAGCAGCAGCCCTTAGCAGTGAAGAAAATAAGGACCTTATTTCCCAAATAAAGGAGGCACAGGAAGTCAAGCGTACAGCCATAAATT ATATGGCGGCAATGGAGAAGCAGGGAAGTCTTTGGACCAAGCCTCTGATGGTAGAGAAAGGGTTAGGCTATTGGAAGCTAGATGGCTACTGTAATAGCACAACAATATTACTTCAAG AGTATGGTGATCATGAGTTAATGGCAAATAAAGACAAGTGGTTTATGTTTACTGAAGATGAAGAGAAAGTAATAGAAGAACATATAGCAAG GTCCAGACATCAGATGAGAAAGCGTATCCGGGTATAA
- the LOC101767231 gene encoding uncharacterized protein LOC101767231 isoform X1: MAASPERNGYLGKESVEVLEPQPLEVIVPEVKAKKRNPAPGVRVVGRRIYDPENGKTCHQCRQKTTDFAAACKQVKKKGPCPIKYCRKCLLNRYGENAEEVAEKEDWICPKCRGICNCSFCRKKKGEMPTGIMAHIAKASGCTSVHDLLEKGSDVVAAAQAILKVNGSDKHQGTKRSRDSDAADEVAAERDESAGIDLNTFPGDEGDENIGVDLNARPSVCVKKGRKLQHSVKKNSADERSHDGDSGEPLLRDKSPVLNNNIALPRGTPVTNIAGAQLDDEDIGAAIQFLEFCRTFAEIFQIRKGQSERILQDVVGGRELRLVSSVVAEFHMNLLSVIQEGKGKKPLAYTRDGDAWVIDVGKYISESAFISKELPLDCLNQGVSGYKNLSPSCKLRVLNFLCDETLSTDKLRNWIDMQNDVAAEPMNAAREKARAAKEKEKELKERLKGNMDKTMLSSNEAAALSSEENKDLISQIKEAQEVKRTAINYMAAMEKQGSLWTKPLMVEKGLGYWKLDGYCNSTTILLQEYGDHELMANKDKWFMFTEDEEKVIEEHIARSRHQMRKRIRV, encoded by the exons ATGGCCGCATCACCGGAGAGGAACGGCTACCTCGGCAAGGAGAGCGTCGAGGTGCTGGAACCGCAGCCGCTGGAGGTGATAGTGCCGGAGGTTAAGGCCAAGAAGCGCAACCCGGCGCCCGGAGTCCGGGTTGTTGGTCGCCGGATCTACGATCCCGAGAACGGCAAGACCTGCCACCAG TGCCGCCAGAAGACAACGGACTTCGCGGCGGCGTGCAAGCAGGTTAAGAAGAAGGGCCCGTGCCCAATTAAGTACTGCCGCAAGTGCCTCCTCAACAG GTACGGCGAGAATGCCGAAGAGGTGGCAGAGAAGGAGGACTGGATCTGCCCCAAGTGCAGGGGCATCTGTAACTGCAGCTTCTGCAG AAAGAAGAAGGGCGAGATGCCAACAGGGATAATGGCCCACATCGCCAAGGCTTCGGGATGTACTTCTGTCCATGATCTCCTTGAAAAGGGGTCAGACGTGGTGGCTGCTGCGCAAGCGATACTCAAGGTGAATGGTAGTGACAAG CATCAGGGCACAAAGAGGTCCCGAGATTCAGATGCTGCTGATGAGGTGGCTGCTGAACGGGATGAAAGTGCTGGCATTGATCTCAATACATTTCCAGGAGATGAAGGGGATGAAAATATAGGCGTTGATCTCAATGCACGTCCTTCTGTCTGTGTCAAGAAAGGGCGGAAGCTCCAGCACAGTGTAAAGAAGAATTCTGCTGATGAAAGGTCCCATGATGGAGACAGTGGTGAACCATTGCTGAGGGATAAGAGCCCAGTTCTCAATAATAACATTGCACTACCCAGGGGTACTCCGGTCACTAACATTGCAGGTGCACAGCTTGATGATGAGGATATTGGGGCTGCAATTCAGTTTCTAGAATTCTGCCGCACATTCGCTGAG ATTTTTCAAATAAGGAAAGGACAATCAGAAAGAATTCTTCAAGATGTAGTTGGAGGTCGTGAACTTCGGTTGGTATCCTCAGTTGTTGCTGAGTTTCACATGAATTTGTTATCTGTCATTCAAGaaggaaaggggaagaa GCCTCTGGCTTATACAAGAGATGGAGATGCATGGGTAATTGATGTTGGCAAATATATCAGTGAATCGGCATTTATATCAAAAGAATTGCCTCTCGACTGTTTAAATCAGGGAGTATCAGGATATAAAAATTTGAGCCCTTCTTGTAAGCTGCGTGTTCTGAATTTTCTGTGTGATGAGACCCTCTCCACAGA CAAGTTGAGGAACTGGATTGACATGCAAAATGATGTAGCTGCTGAACCAATGAATGCTGCCAGAGAAAAAGCCCGCGCCGCAAAAGAAAAG GAAAAAGAGCTAAAGGAAAGGCTAAAGGGCAACATGGATAAAACAATGCTTTCATCCAATGAAGCAGCAGCCCTTAGCAGTGAAGAAAATAAGGACCTTATTTCCCAAATAAAGGAGGCACAGGAAGTCAAGCGTACAGCCATAAATT ATATGGCGGCAATGGAGAAGCAGGGAAGTCTTTGGACCAAGCCTCTGATGGTAGAGAAAGGGTTAGGCTATTGGAAGCTAGATGGCTACTGTAATAGCACAACAATATTACTTCAAG AGTATGGTGATCATGAGTTAATGGCAAATAAAGACAAGTGGTTTATGTTTACTGAAGATGAAGAGAAAGTAATAGAAGAACATATAGCAAG GTCCAGACATCAGATGAGAAAGCGTATCCGGGTATAA